The following are encoded together in the Thermus filiformis genome:
- a CDS encoding ArsR/SmtB family transcription factor: protein MPSVAGKAVCGVYEIHPERVEKARLALPEEGVLKEAARLLKALSDPTRMRLLLALKAAGELCVCDLALLAGVSVSAVSHQLRLLREARLVDFRREGKQVYYRLLDAHVAALLEEALAHAEENT from the coding sequence TTGCCAAGCGTGGCTGGTAAGGCGGTCTGCGGGGTTTACGAGATCCACCCCGAGCGGGTGGAAAAGGCCCGCCTTGCCCTTCCCGAAGAGGGGGTGCTGAAGGAGGCCGCCCGCCTCCTTAAGGCCCTTTCCGATCCCACCCGCATGCGCCTCCTCCTCGCCCTGAAGGCGGCGGGGGAGCTTTGCGTCTGCGACCTGGCCCTCTTGGCGGGGGTTTCCGTCTCGGCGGTGAGCCACCAGCTGCGGCTTTTGCGCGAGGCCCGGCTGGTGGACTTCCGCCGGGAGGGGAAGCAGGTCTACTACCGCCTCCTGGACGCCCACGTGGCCGCGCTCCTGGAGGAGGCCCTGGCCCACGCGGAAGAAAACACTTGA
- the pdxS gene encoding pyridoxal 5'-phosphate synthase lyase subunit PdxS — MEKGTLKVKTGFAEMFKGGVIMDVTTPEQAAIAEEAGAVAVMALERVPADIRAQGGVARMSDPKIIKEIMAAVSIPVMAKVRIGHFVEAMILEALGVDFIDESEVLTPADEEHHIDKWKFKVPFVNGARDLGEALRRIAEGAAMIRTKGEAGTGNVVEAVRHARTMWKQIRYVQSLREDELMAYAKEIGAPFELVQWVHEHGRLPVVNFAAGGIATPADAALMMHLGMDGVFVGSGIFKSGDPRKRARAIVRAVTHYNDPEVLAEVSEDLGEPMVGINLDQLREEERLAKRGW, encoded by the coding sequence GGGGTCATCATGGACGTGACCACCCCCGAGCAGGCGGCCATCGCCGAGGAGGCGGGGGCGGTGGCGGTGATGGCCCTGGAGCGGGTCCCCGCCGACATCCGCGCCCAGGGGGGCGTGGCCCGCATGTCCGACCCCAAGATCATCAAGGAGATCATGGCCGCCGTTTCCATCCCCGTCATGGCCAAGGTGCGGATCGGCCACTTCGTGGAGGCCATGATCCTCGAGGCCCTCGGGGTGGACTTCATTGACGAGTCCGAGGTCCTCACCCCGGCGGACGAGGAGCACCACATTGACAAGTGGAAGTTCAAGGTGCCCTTCGTGAACGGGGCCCGGGACCTGGGGGAGGCCCTGCGCCGCATCGCCGAGGGGGCGGCCATGATCCGCACCAAAGGGGAGGCGGGCACGGGGAACGTGGTGGAGGCGGTGCGCCACGCCCGCACCATGTGGAAGCAGATCCGCTACGTCCAGTCCCTCCGGGAGGACGAGCTGATGGCCTACGCCAAGGAGATCGGGGCCCCCTTTGAGCTCGTCCAGTGGGTCCACGAGCACGGCCGGCTTCCCGTGGTGAACTTCGCCGCCGGGGGCATCGCCACCCCGGCGGACGCCGCCCTCATGATGCACCTGGGCATGGACGGGGTCTTCGTGGGCAGCGGCATCTTCAAGTCCGGCGATCCCAGGAAGCGGGCCCGGGCCATCGTGCGGGCGGTGACCCATTACAACGACCCCGAGGTCCTGGCCGAGGTCTCTGAGGACCTGGGCGAGCCCATGGTGGGCATCAACCTGGACCAGCTGAGGGAAGAGGAGCGGCTTGCCAAGCGTGGCTGGTAA